The following DNA comes from Camelina sativa cultivar DH55 chromosome 14, Cs, whole genome shotgun sequence.
GAACTATGGTAGTCTATGacttcttgtttgtttgctgATCTTTTTTCTGGTAGATATGGCTTTTACATATATCTTTATTAATCTCATTAACTGTATTTGAATATGTCAGATATGCTTTCAAATGTCACCGGAAATCAGAGGATGGTAGGGACATTGTCTACCCTGTAAATGCGATTGCTTTCCATCCGATGTAAGTCTTTATCTTAACAAGAAACCTGATTGTTTCCTTTCGGCATTTTGATTGCATCAGTTAGTTTTTTCACAGAAGTGGGCCTTAAGTTACAGTTTATTAGATAAAGAGCAGAACTTGTTAGTTTGaatggagaagatgaaaatCTAGTGGAGAATATATGGATTTTTAGGGCTAGTTCAGAGTATTGTGAATGCTACTAGTTCATTTGAGAACAAATTCTGTAAAAGTATGTTCTGGGATACTACATATGTAGAAAATTTGAAACTTCAAGTTATCTGTCCCGATCGCCCAACTCTATCGCTTCTAATAACCTGAGGGTTTATAAATTGTAGTTATGGCACTTTTGCTTCCGGAGGTTGTGATGGTTTCGTCAACATTTGGGATGGTAACAACAAGAAGAGGCTATATCAGGTTTAGCAATCACAAGAGCTTTTGATATTTGTATCTTTCAATGTTTTTTGGTTAGTGAGACACAGCATCAATATGCTACTTTTTGTTTGCAGTACTCTAAGTATCCAACAAGTATTGCGGCGCTTTCATTCAGCCGAGATGGTGGATTACTGGCTGTTGCTTCTAGTTACACGTTTGAAGAGGGAGACAAACCGTAAGAATTTCACTCTTTAATCTTTTGTCGTCATAAAACCTTAAAGTTTTTGAATTCCTTGCCTTTAGACTTACGGATAGCATTTTCGAGATATTATTGTGTTTGCTTTTGGATTGATCTCGCTTTTAACTGATACTGAGTGTTGTGCTTTTGCAGGCATGAACCAGACACAATCTTTGTTCGAAGTGTTAATGAAATCGAAGTGAAACCGAAACCCAAAGTATACCCTAATCGTGCGGTATAGTCGGGAACAATGGAATGAGCAGAGTAAGTCGACTTGTGTGTGGTATTGTTGCTACTGTGGTTGCCCAAAGAAGGTTGTAGCACTTTATAGTGAGTTGAAAGATCTTATATTGGCTGTAAAGTAAAGTGTGACCATTACAATGGCTTTAGTAACTGAGATTGTGTTCCTTTGGTTTTGAGTAAAGTCCAATTACTCTCTGATTTGCCTCCAATctccttttgctttttttttggggttttgtgtATTGGTTTAGAAGTTATAACTAAGTTGTAATTCACAATGGACGTAAGAGCAAAAATATAATTGGACTTGGAAAAGATCCTCTGATATGTACATGAAGATTCCTAAAACTTAATTGGAAATTTGAAAAGTTTACAAATCCAAACAGAGGAGGGATACAAAAGTGAGTAAACTGTGAAGAAACAAGGAACGGACACATACATACTACTAATTGCTTACTACTACTAAAAAGACTTCCCAAGACGAGaggatcatcaacataaacacaAGGCCACTCTCTTCacctttagcttcttcttcttcgttttccatCATCTCAAGCACGGATCATCTGTCGAATCACATTTTCAATACAAGCATTTTTTGATTTGCAAAGTATTTCTCTGTCATAGATTTCATATGTTGAAATAAAAGAAGGTGATTATTTACCACTTTGCAGTTGTTTCTTCCTTTCAATGTCTTTGAAGCTTCTTCAGCGAAAGCTTGGGCTGCTTCTGCTTCCGCTTCTGCTACCTCTGCTTCCTTTGCAGCTTCCTCAGCCTCTGCCATGGCAGCTTCTGCCTCTGCAACTGCCTGTGCTGCAACTGCTGCTGCCTCATGTACGTTCATACTCTTCATTCTGGCTAACTCTGCATCAACCTGTGACCTTGTCTGAAAAGTCGTTTCATCTCTGTCTGTTTTGGGTGAATGCAGAGAAGACGTCCTCTGCCTTCCTGTAAACATCCCTGGACCTTTTTTCTTGTGGGAAGACAACGGAGTGGAGTTTGGAATTCTATACCTGCGCTTAACCTGTAAAAGGACCCGGATCAATAGAACTGTTCTACTAACAACTATAAAGCAAGCATACTACTgttcaaaagacaaaaacaaaaagtcataCATACTATTCAATAGACCAAAAATATATGCCATGATCCTGCAATGCAGCAAATGCATTAGATAAATGTATTAGATTTTACCTTCACAAGTTTACCGCAAGCTGTCAAGTACTTCAGCTTGGTAGACAACAACCGTTTGAAGTCTGGTGGAGCATGATATTGATCCTATACACAAGCGAATAAAAGGAACATGGGTACAGTTAATTCTCTAAATCAGTCTTTTACAAGGAACTAAAACAAAGATCAGTGTATATGGAGAGTTCAATTTTCCCATgctttaatcaaataattagaTAAACAAAGTAATGCCCAACATGTTTctgaaataaatacaaaatctaGTCTTATGATATCCCAATATATATCTAGACATAAGTAGATGCCATCACAATAATTCTAGTAATTACAGAAGGATTCCTAGACATTTCAGCTTAATATGAGTCAGTATATTCAATGCACATTCGTCTATCCAGGAGTGGAGAAGATAAAGATGTAGCCATTGCCTTTCAGTAACACTGATCCCATGCATTGCTTATATTGAAGAATATATTCTATTGACACAACCAACGGCTACACTTTGGTTTTCATCCGCAATGACTTCACAATTGCTAGTTGTCGACAACATATCATCAACCCACTGAGGATCATCAAATTGAAATGTAGGACGATGCGATTTAACTGCAAGGAACAATTTAACGATACATATTTTCTATGAGAAAATAAGATGCAAGAATGAGAAAGAATACCTCAATGTAAGCACCAATTGTTGTTTTATTGCAGCCACCAGGCTCCTTCATGGTCGCTATTGCTTCCATTATAAGGCTGTCCAACCTGCaacgtttttaaaaagttacaattTGTGTGTACAATAGATTCAAATGATACAAACATCAACATAAGTGGGACTTTACACAATAAGATGGAGCAAACAGCTCGCATGCTAACGGTAAAAAGCTGAAAGAGGAGGATAAAGGTACTAAACCAGTGAAGACAATTTAAACAGAGGTTAGAGTAGGTGTGAAAACAAACCTATATCACATAAATGTGATGCAACACTTATCGACTtcacagaagaaaaagaaaaagtgacgGCAAACCATACATTTTAAGATTTATCCAACGTCAGAAATACCACCCGGAGATAAGCAACAAAGCAACTACTCTTCAATACAGGAAACAAAATAGACATATTTCTAACCTTACATTAGGTCTCCTTGGAGCAGGAGTAGAAGAAACTTGCACTTGCAGTGCAGAGGAGCCAGTAGTTGAATAATGCTTTGCATCCACCATTTCTTCATCACTTTGCAAAGAAGGGGTTAGGGCTAGTGAGTTCTCTTCCTGTCTAGGAAGGGAGAGCGTCCTTTTAACTGCTAACCTAGATTTTTCGCGCGATCCCCATCCATTGGCCATGACACTCATGTTTCTCCATTTGTCCTGTCCCCCCaatacaaataaacaaaccaaacccaaatcaGATAAAGACACAtacacaaatcaaaaaaaaaacacacagcaGCATCGTGGAGTTGAAACAAAGGAGGATAAGAAACAATCATGACCTTAAGATCTACATTGGAACGCAGGTACAAGACTCCGCTAAATTCAGGATCTTTGAGAATTGTGCGCCATTTACCAGGTCCATGCTTTATAACGCCAGACTTTAaagctgattcttcttcttgtgtccATTTCTGCTTAGGAGCACCCATCCCGGTTTCTAAATGCAACTACGCGATTCTGCAACAAAATCCATATGTCACGAAACCAAAAATTGCTACCataaaaaaatggtttcttCAATTGTAAACCCACAATCCATTCTCTTTACACAACCACAACTAATAAATTAAGACTCCAAAAGCAGATTCACCTAGTCTCAGTAAAACCCTAATCCTTTGTTCCTTGGAAACCCTAACAGGTAGATATCAAACTAAACCGCATCAGTAATTCAGAAACTACGACGCAATAGCAAACTCCAAAACTTCTTCACATCACTGGAAAGATGCAGAActcaaaccctagaaaaaaaattcctaacTTTGAGAATGGAAACCTAATCTCATGCCCAACAATcgagaaacaagaaacagatgAATTCACcagaaagatgagatttttatcAGAAAGAATCGATCTTCGACAATAccaatttcgatttttttttttaatctctggATTCAGATTTCGAGACGCTTCCGTTCTTTCTCctgagaagcagaagaaaaaatagttaGGGTTAATTGCGAGTGTGCTGCAATTAACGGACCTCCGTCAATTCTGATGGGGGCAAACCGCTTAGACCACCAATTAAGCTTTAAAACGCGTTTTTTAAACGGCCTTTTAAACACgtttcctttttaaaatattatactaattaatattttcttcttaagtAGTATTATTGTTTTGATTAATCATGAAATTTTACTCatccaaaaccaaaagtaaaattttagttttacatgaacagtttggtttatttgttacaaaattttagttttgattataagaaataaaaaaaagctgAGGAGTTAGACGTAATCTGAACATACAATACAAACCTTTGAATTGATATagatgtaatttaaaaaaaaaagtgtgtggTGGAGGAGGTAGTTACGATTATTTCTTCCAAAAATGCTATTTTCCCATTTTTTCCATAGTATTCCttgaaaaaattatctttttgaGAGTTGAGACTAGCACTGATTCAAAAAAACTTATGGTGGAGGTAGTTGtgataatttttcttttcaaaatgttATTTCAGTTTATCGATAATTGGCCCAGAAAAGTtgaaattgtaaacaaaataaaaatgtgcaATCAATTCCATACAAAACAATTAGCACTGCCTTTTTATTGTAAGAACTTAAAAAACTCTGGTAAAGTGATGAGCCCACAGAAATTTATGATGTGAATATATATGTACTAGGTATAATAATTTCAAGTAACAATTGcaacaaaattcataaaaaaatgtgtttcGCTTAAAAGTTTATTCTGAAATTATCATAGTTGTGcccatatatatagtcatatgtattatttatatactTTAAATTGAGATTAAACGTCGCTAAATCTAtcgatttttaattttattttgatcaaGCCAACGATAAGTCATACCAATTAGTCATGTTTGAACTTggtaaaaaagaaattgtataAGTGGTGGATGGAGTTAGTTGTTTACTTTTTTGGCATTACGATGGGAATAATTTGCTACTTAAAGACTTTGTAACACTAGACATCATATTCTTCACATAAAATAGACAAGTGAGAAATTCTGGCTAAGTCAAAACCAGTGGTCTAATCCGGTTCATTTTTCTACATATTGCATTAGCTAGTGGTTAATTACGTGCACGAGAACACAAgaacataaattaagaaaagcaaCAAAGAGTCAACAAAGTTGCCCGCCTAACGCTTAATTACCACTTCTGAATCTGTTTTAAGCAAAGCCTTAATGTAAATTTTATAGCTTTCACaaagagagtagagagagagagagagagagagagagagagagagatcagcaACAAATAGGTATGGCGACAAAGAACGATGATTTTGCACCATTTCCAGTTAAAGATCAGCTTCCAGGAGTCCAATTTTGTGTATCGAGCTCTCCAAATTGGCGtatgcactttttttttcttttttttttttatatcatttagtGAGTAAATAGTTTATTTATAGCAGTAGACTTATGAAAGATGTATATGCTAGAAGTACTAACAGATTGATGAGGTTtgatatgattaaaatataatgcAGCGGAAGGCATAGTTCTCGGGTTTCAACATTACATTGTAATGCTTGGTGCTACTGTAATCATACCTTCCATACTCGTCCCTCTCATGGGTGGTGGCGACGTAAGCAGTACAACGCTAATCTCATCTAAATTATTacttataaattcataaacaGAGTAGTCTCGCAGTAAACACAACGTACGACGTTTCAGGTGGAGAAAGCAGAAGTGATCAACACAGTGTTGTTCGTGTCCGGAATAAACACGTTGCTACAGAGTTTGTTCGGGAGTCGACTCCCTGTCGTAATCGGAGCTTCTTATGCTTACGTCATACCTGCTCTTTACATCACTTTCTCTTACCGTTTCACTTACTATCTCCACCCTCACCTGGTTAGATCACAATCCGTTATCTTCATTCATTCTTTAAAGATATTTGCAAATCGAACACTCAAAAGTTTGTGTGGTCATTTCAGAGATTTGAGGAGACAATGAGAGCAATTCAAGGAGCTCTTATCATTGCTTCTATATGTCATATGATTATGGGTTTCTTCGGTTTGTGGAGGATCTTGGTCAGGTCcggagaaaaaaagattaaagctTTGTCTAACTACTTGTAGAAcaagaaacccttttaaccctaaagatttttttcgtttttgttttctataaaacTACTTCAGGTTTCTTACTCCTCTTTCGGCTGCTCCTCTCGTGATTCTCACAGGCGTTGGCCTTGTCGCCTTTGCGTTTCCTCAGGTAAGATTAAATGCAAGAAACATAGTCGAATTGGTTTAGGAGTTTTTTAGGGTGAGTCGGTGCGAGGAGATTAATAAAGTCTTTCTGTTACAGCTTGCGAGATGTATAGAAGTTGGACTCCCAGCATTGATCATACTGATAATTTTATCTCAggttttttggttaattttgtgagattttctGTAAAACCTTTTATCATTTCATAAGTCTCTGACAATGGTTGTATGAATGTTCGTCAGTATCTTCCTCACTTGTTCAAGTGTAAAAGATCGATATGCGAGCAATTCGCTGTTCTGTTTACAATAGCGATCGTCTGGGCTTACGCAGAGATTCTGACTGCAGCTGGAGCTTACGACAAAAGACCTGATAATACGCAGCTCAGTTGTCGAACAGACCGGTCAGGTCTCATTAGTGCTTCTCCATGGTCTGATCATCTTCCATCTTTCACTGGATCTCCTCTGTTTCAATAACAAACACAGGAATCTCttgacaatttattttttacattcttAGGGTGAGAGTTCCATATCCATTGCAATGGGGACGTCCAAGTTTTCATGGAAGCGATGCATTCGCAATGATGGCAGCTACTTATGTGGCGATTGTTGAGGTTTTGTTACCATTTCAATTCACATTTTTAGGTTTATGGAATGACGTATCTTTCTGAAAGATCACCTTGTCTTTTGTTCAATGGAGTAGACTACAGGATCCTTCATCGCTGCTTCAAGATTTGGCAGCGCAACACATATCCCTCCCTCGGTACTTAGCCGTGGCATTGGATGGCAGGTAAAACGGATTGTTATATAAGGTTTGATTTCAAGAATGTTAGTATCTGAGTCCGATGTGTGTGCTTTGTGGGAATTGAATAAAAACAGGGCATAGGAGTTTTGCTGGATGGACTGTTTGGAACAGCAACTGGTTCCACAGCTTTGGTGTAATGGAAACCATTCTCTTTCTGCTCTGAAGCTTTTCTTCAATCAAGAAAACTAGTTTTTCGACTCTTAAACTatgttttggtttgttcttgTCATGTGTAGTGAAAATACAGGGCTTCTAGGATTAACGAAGGTTGGGAGCAGAAGAGTGGTTCAGATATCTGCAGGTTTcatgatcttcttctccattttcgGTAATGCTCAAACTCGTGAAGTCACTCCGAAACAATTGGTCTTTAGTTTTTCGTTATCGACTGCTTAAGTTTGGTGAAAAACAGGGAAGTTTGGGGCTGTTCTTGCATCTATACCACTACCTATCTTTGCAGCTGTGTACTGTGTTCTATTCGCCTATGTTGGTATGtataacttaaaaaacaaaactcgtTCTTATCCATTTAGCTTCTATAAAAATTATTGGATTAAGCAGATGACCTTGTGAACAGCTTCTGCAGGACTCGGCCTTCTTCAATTCTGCAACTTAAACAGCTTTAGGACTAAATTTATCCTCggcttctccatcttcatcggTCTCTCTGTGGCACAATACTTCACCGAATATCTATTCATCTCTGGTCGTGGACCTGTCCACACCCGTACTTCTGCTGTAAGTGTCCAAGAGAAACAGAAACCttcattatcatttttttttattggtcttGTCCTGTGTACTGATTCGTGTCTGGTGTTGTCAACAACAAAGTTCAATGTGATAATGCAAGTGATATTCTCTTCGGCTGCAACTGTTGGGATAATGGCAGCGTTCTTGTTGGACTGTACTCATAGCTATGGACATGCCTCGGTGCGGAGAGACAGTGGAAGACATTGGTGGGAGAAATTCATAGTCTACCACACTGATACTCGAACAGAAGAGTTTTACGCATTGCCTTACAACCTCAACAGATTCTTCCCCTCTTTCTGAAAGTCCCGAAAACCCGAGACTTGGTTTTTTCAGAGTGTGAGAAACCCTGCATCTAGAGAGATATATGTATACCGCAAATAACTTTCCACTTAAGAGaactaatgttattttttttcctttttgccaACACTTTTGTATGTTACTACTACATGTGTTTTGCTTATAGATTGTAAGAGCTACATATCCCAGAGTGACAAGGAAAATCGAGAATCAACCTCTTCTTTTCTGGTGGGAATTGATCATCTTAGTCCGGCTGGAGCGGTTGGGCTGCCTCCTCCAGGTCTCATGGCTCTCTGCGCAAGAGTCCCGTCGTAATCCTAAACCAAGATATATTTCCATTTTAGCATGAATGAAGGCAACACAAATATGACTTGGTTGCAGATGAATGTAAAGTACAATTTGAAAGTTACCCGTTTCTCAAAGGAACTATCCTGCGAGTCAGCTATCTTGTCTGCAATTCCATAGTCAATGGCTGCTTGTGCTTGGAGATATTTTGGTCGCTTAATGTCCTCATTGATCTGCTCTTTGGATTTCCCTGTTCCCTTAGCTAATAGCTCGATGTAGTAATCAGTATTTGCATCAAGTTCCTTGGCCTGCCAGAGGATCATTCATTACAGTACAGGTGAAGAAACTTGAGGGGAATTACACAGAAAGGTATAAGAATGTGAGCCCCACCTTTATCCACATATCTATGGCAGCTCCACTCGATCTGTTTACTTTTGGCAGATATAATTTTGCTGCACCATTAACCATCAAAACTTAGAAGCTTACACAAGTGGGCAACATATATAGCATATGTTTATTACGATCTAAATGCAAAGTTAGAgtacaaatatttaaaagaatagaGACGTACTTGATGAATGTGGTTGTACAGCACGGTAACCTTTTTTCCCGAGAGAAAGAAGCATTGCTGCTTGACCAAAAGCCATGCCACAATTGATAGTGTATACATCTGATTTGCAATActtttataccaaaaaaaaggtgACACAAATCAGCAAAGAAAACACTCTAGAAGAACTTATCTTCAGAATATAGATAAATGCTTAGATAGTTTAGTGAGATGTCTTACAGAGATAGTATCAGCTATTGCATAAGCCTCTGTTTCTGATCCAACAGTTTCCATCTTCTCATTCTACATGGTAAAAGCAAGAGGAAAATATCCGAATTGATATCTCATAATATGTGACAAGCATATCGGAATAATGCCAGAAAActaccagaaaaaaaacaaaatgttatcaAACTTATTGTACTGACCTGTGTCCCAGGTGAATTTATGTATAGGTAGATGGGCTTTGCTGGGTTATCATAGTCTAGCCACATAA
Coding sequences within:
- the LOC104742533 gene encoding nucleobase-ascorbate transporter 4-like, whose protein sequence is MATKNDDFAPFPVKDQLPGVQFCVSSSPNWPEGIVLGFQHYIVMLGATVIIPSILVPLMGGGDVEKAEVINTVLFVSGINTLLQSLFGSRLPVVIGASYAYVIPALYITFSYRFTYYLHPHLRFEETMRAIQGALIIASICHMIMGFFGLWRILVRFLTPLSAAPLVILTGVGLVAFAFPQLARCIEVGLPALIILIILSQYLPHLFKCKRSICEQFAVLFTIAIVWAYAEILTAAGAYDKRPDNTQLSCRTDRSGLISASPWVRVPYPLQWGRPSFHGSDAFAMMAATYVAIVETTGSFIAASRFGSATHIPPSVLSRGIGWQGIGVLLDGLFGTATGSTALVENTGLLGLTKVGSRRVVQISAGFMIFFSIFGKFGAVLASIPLPIFAAVYCVLFAYVASAGLGLLQFCNLNSFRTKFILGFSIFIGLSVAQYFTEYLFISGRGPVHTRTSAFNVIMQVIFSSAATVGIMAAFLLDCTHSYGHASVRRDSGRHWWEKFIVYHTDTRTEEFYALPYNLNRFFPSF
- the LOC104742532 gene encoding ATP-dependent Clp protease proteolytic subunit-related protein 1, chloroplastic-like; this translates as MQNYKNVPQYFYGLNPAQMDMFMTEDSPVRQQAEKVTEESISSRRNYLDNGGIWSMSGMNAADPRRYSMSVQMYRGGGGGGGSARPRTAPPDLPSLLLDARICYLGMPIVPAVTELLVAQFMWLDYDNPAKPIYLYINSPGTQNEKMETVGSETEAYAIADTISYCKSDVYTINCGMAFGQAAMLLSLGKKGYRAVQPHSSTKLYLPKVNRSSGAAIDMWIKAKELDANTDYYIELLAKGTGKSKEQINEDIKRPKYLQAQAAIDYGIADKIADSQDSSFEKRDYDGTLAQRAMRPGGGSPTAPAGLR
- the LOC104742531 gene encoding telomere repeat-binding factor 1-like; amino-acid sequence: MGAPKQKWTQEEESALKSGVIKHGPGKWRTILKDPEFSGVLYLRSNVDLKDKWRNMSVMANGWGSREKSRLAVKRTLSLPRQEENSLALTPSLQSDEEMVDAKHYSTTGSSALQVQVSSTPAPRRPNVRLDSLIMEAIATMKEPGGCNKTTIGAYIEDQYHAPPDFKRLLSTKLKYLTACGKLVKVKRRYRIPNSTPLSSHKKKGPGMFTGRQRTSSLHSPKTDRDETTFQTRSQVDAELARMKSMNVHEAAAVAAQAVAEAEAAMAEAEEAAKEAEVAEAEAEAAQAFAEEASKTLKGRNNCKVMIRA